In Microbacterium pumilum, the following proteins share a genomic window:
- a CDS encoding Rv0909 family putative TA system antitoxin — MGIDDLVNKGKDFLDQNKDKIDEAIHSEQAEGISDSALDAGAEFVKKLAPDEHDDKVDGVRDTIDKSIGNE; from the coding sequence ATGGGCATCGACGACCTCGTCAACAAGGGCAAGGATTTCCTCGACCAGAACAAGGACAAGATCGACGAAGCGATCCACAGCGAGCAGGCGGAGGGCATCAGCGACAGCGCGCTGGACGCTGGTGCGGAATTCGTGAAGAAGCTCGCGCCGGATGAGCACGACGACAAGGTCGACGGAGTCCGCGACACCATCGACAAGAGCATCGGCAACGAATAA
- a CDS encoding bifunctional nuclease family protein, giving the protein MVQVRVAGVALDASGQHVILLKPIDEIPGEGMVLPIWIGQLEATSILVAVEQAPVPRPLAHDLMREILETLGASVVRIEVSRIEEGTFYAEITLSTPLGERVIDARPSDAVALASRVGAGIWVASAVMEDAGVPDVLTETDAAERMDEFKRFLDEASPEDFEG; this is encoded by the coding sequence ATGGTTCAAGTCCGTGTGGCGGGTGTCGCGCTCGACGCGTCGGGTCAGCACGTCATTCTCTTGAAGCCCATCGATGAGATCCCCGGCGAGGGCATGGTGCTGCCGATCTGGATCGGTCAGCTCGAGGCCACGTCGATCCTCGTCGCGGTCGAGCAGGCGCCCGTGCCTCGACCGCTCGCGCATGATCTCATGCGCGAGATCCTCGAGACCCTCGGCGCCTCGGTGGTGCGCATCGAGGTCAGCCGTATCGAGGAAGGCACGTTCTACGCGGAGATCACGCTGTCGACACCGCTCGGCGAGCGCGTCATCGATGCGCGCCCATCGGATGCCGTGGCCCTCGCGTCTCGCGTCGGGGCCGGCATCTGGGTCGCGTCGGCGGTGATGGAGGATGCCGGCGTGCCGGACGTGCTCACCGAGACCGATGCCGCCGAGCGGATGGATGAGTTCAAGCGGTTCCTCGACGAGGCGAGCCCCGAGGACTTCGAAGGCTGA
- a CDS encoding DUF6412 domain-containing protein: MFDSLTSALQLLLATLGLIATSDPGSIGALGVTLALVSAAVLLTSLLTLTLPDAGRSSPAHPARAMDISSPLSQSDPDASGHPRPRAPGLAASVA, translated from the coding sequence GTGTTCGATTCGCTGACCTCCGCGCTGCAGCTTCTGCTCGCGACACTCGGCCTCATCGCGACATCCGACCCCGGCTCGATCGGCGCCCTCGGCGTCACGCTCGCCCTCGTGTCGGCCGCCGTTCTGCTGACCTCGCTGCTGACGCTGACTCTTCCGGATGCCGGGCGCTCTTCACCCGCGCATCCCGCGCGTGCGATGGACATCTCCTCCCCGCTCTCGCAGAGCGACCCGGATGCGTCTGGTCATCCGCGCCCTCGGGCACCCGGCCTCGCGGCCTCGGTCGCGTAA
- a CDS encoding YidC/Oxa1 family membrane protein insertase: MDLYAFPPIAAILDLAYTGLMSLVSLLQPLVGVSAAAAAVVLVSLIVRAALIPAGIAQARAEQTRARLAPKLRELQKRHRKDPERLQRETMQLYRDENASPFAGCLPILVQAPIVGVLYAVFLHALIDGHPNELLTGTLLSVPLGSSLAGALAAASPDAGTLLVFGALVLLIATVGEATRRLFRPTTASEDSALRRAPVGLLGLLQFATAVVAIFVPLAAGLYLLVSVAWTLGQRIILRRVYPPPAVPDAAPR; this comes from the coding sequence GTGGACCTGTACGCCTTCCCTCCTATCGCCGCCATCCTCGACCTCGCCTACACGGGCCTCATGAGCCTTGTCTCGCTGCTGCAACCACTCGTCGGGGTGTCCGCCGCAGCCGCGGCGGTCGTCCTCGTCAGTCTGATCGTCCGCGCCGCGCTCATTCCGGCGGGCATCGCCCAGGCACGGGCAGAACAGACCCGGGCGCGCCTCGCCCCGAAGCTGCGCGAGCTGCAGAAGCGCCATCGCAAAGACCCCGAGCGCCTGCAGCGCGAGACGATGCAGCTGTATCGCGACGAGAACGCCTCGCCGTTCGCCGGCTGCCTGCCGATCCTCGTCCAGGCGCCGATCGTGGGCGTGCTGTACGCGGTCTTCCTCCACGCGCTGATCGACGGCCACCCGAACGAGCTCCTCACCGGAACGCTGCTCAGTGTGCCGCTCGGCTCGAGTCTTGCGGGCGCACTCGCAGCCGCGTCCCCGGACGCCGGGACGCTGCTCGTGTTCGGCGCGCTCGTGCTGCTCATCGCGACCGTCGGCGAGGCGACGCGGCGACTGTTCCGCCCCACCACGGCATCCGAGGATTCGGCGCTGCGGCGTGCGCCCGTCGGGCTGCTCGGCCTGCTGCAGTTCGCAACCGCGGTCGTCGCGATCTTCGTTCCGCTCGCCGCGGGCCTCTACCTGCTCGTCAGCGTCGCGTGGACGCTCGGGCAGCGCATCATCCTGCGCCGCGTGTACCCGCCGCCGGCGGTTCCGGATGCTGCTCCGCGGTGA
- a CDS encoding GNAT family N-acetyltransferase, translating into MASRQRSSSSPPNCRSTSRCSSERSDDADPPATADDAPRIAEVWEAAWRDGHVGNIPDELLVHRGSASFRTRTSAMLDRTSVAEIDGLIVGFVTLTHDEVDQLMVDASARGTGVAGALLSFGARRLIESGNGHPWLAVVTGNARARHFYEREGWRDAGHLDYEAPIDGGTVTVSCRRYELIRDDITAEQHPEPPAAGTRGAG; encoded by the coding sequence ATGGCCTCACGTCAGCGCTCGAGCAGCTCGCCGCCGAACTGCAGGTCGACGTCGCGCTGCTCGAGTGAGCGCTCAGACGATGCGGATCCGCCCGCGACAGCCGACGACGCGCCGCGCATCGCGGAGGTCTGGGAGGCGGCATGGCGTGATGGCCACGTCGGCAACATCCCGGATGAGCTGCTGGTGCACCGGGGCTCGGCGTCTTTCCGCACCCGCACCTCGGCGATGCTCGACCGCACATCCGTCGCGGAGATCGACGGTCTCATCGTCGGATTCGTCACCCTCACACACGACGAGGTCGATCAGCTGATGGTGGATGCCTCGGCTCGAGGCACAGGCGTCGCGGGGGCCCTGCTCAGCTTCGGAGCGCGCCGATTGATCGAATCGGGCAACGGGCACCCCTGGCTCGCAGTCGTCACCGGCAACGCCCGGGCGCGTCATTTCTATGAGCGCGAAGGATGGCGCGACGCGGGCCACCTCGACTACGAAGCGCCCATCGACGGTGGCACCGTGACCGTGTCGTGCCGCCGCTACGAACTGATCCGCGACGACATCACCGCGGAGCAGCATCCGGAACCGCCGGCGGCGGGTACACGCGGCGCAGGATGA
- a CDS encoding glycine cleavage system protein R yields the protein MTTLVLTVVGDDRAGLVAAVAEVIGGHGGNWENSQLAELAGAFAGIIEVTVAPDRADALRDALSAVEGLVTVAVPAGVTTTDAIDAAPARQFAFQVLGNDHPGIVHEVSSTLSRHGVSIERMTTATRDAAMAGGRLFEATIAASVPSSVDIDGLTSALEQLAAELQVDVALLE from the coding sequence ATGACAACCCTCGTGCTCACCGTGGTAGGAGATGATCGAGCGGGCCTCGTGGCCGCCGTGGCCGAGGTCATCGGCGGGCACGGCGGCAACTGGGAGAACAGCCAGCTCGCCGAACTCGCCGGAGCGTTCGCGGGGATCATCGAGGTCACGGTCGCGCCCGACCGCGCCGACGCTCTACGCGACGCGCTGTCGGCGGTCGAGGGTCTCGTGACCGTGGCCGTGCCGGCCGGCGTCACCACCACCGATGCCATCGATGCCGCACCTGCCCGACAGTTCGCCTTCCAGGTGCTCGGCAACGATCACCCGGGCATCGTCCACGAGGTGTCGTCCACCCTGAGCCGACACGGCGTGAGCATCGAGCGGATGACGACCGCGACCCGCGATGCCGCGATGGCCGGCGGGCGACTGTTCGAGGCGACGATCGCGGCGAGCGTGCCGTCTTCCGTCGACATCGATGGCCTCACGTCAGCGCTCGAGCAGCTCGCCGCCGAACTGCAGGTCGACGTCGCGCTGCTCGAGTGA
- a CDS encoding LLM class flavin-dependent oxidoreductase yields the protein MQRFGTLSFGHYGPLGGGRQLTAADSMLEAIDLAQGMDDLGVDGTYFRVHHFARQQSSPMPLLAAIAARTERIEVGTGVIDMRYENPLYLAEEAASVDLISGGRLALGVSRGSPETVVRGYETFGYTGSQDPRGADIAREHFDLFLKAVEGEGLAARDGASAFGAGATGMQRIEPHSPGLRSRIWWGAGNRDSAEWAGRVGVNLMSSTLLTEDRGLPFDELQAQQIDAFRAAWREAGHAGDPRVSVSRSIFPLVTAEDHMYFGGRQDGDQIGVIDGMRSTFGKTYAAAPDVLVEQLLDDAAIRLADTLMLTIPSQLGVEFNLRVIESFATLVAPSLGWVGTRG from the coding sequence ATGCAGCGCTTCGGAACCCTCTCGTTCGGACACTACGGCCCCCTCGGCGGTGGCCGGCAGCTCACGGCTGCGGACTCGATGCTGGAGGCGATCGATCTCGCCCAGGGCATGGACGACCTCGGCGTCGACGGCACGTACTTCCGGGTGCATCACTTCGCCCGCCAGCAGTCCTCGCCCATGCCGTTGCTCGCTGCGATCGCAGCGCGCACCGAGCGGATCGAGGTCGGCACCGGCGTCATCGACATGCGCTATGAGAACCCGCTGTATCTCGCGGAAGAGGCGGCATCCGTCGACCTCATCAGCGGCGGACGGCTGGCACTCGGTGTGAGCCGCGGGTCACCCGAGACGGTCGTGCGCGGCTACGAGACGTTCGGGTACACCGGATCGCAGGATCCGCGCGGCGCCGACATCGCCCGGGAGCACTTCGACCTCTTCCTGAAGGCGGTCGAGGGCGAAGGGCTCGCCGCCCGCGACGGTGCATCCGCGTTCGGCGCCGGCGCCACCGGGATGCAGCGCATCGAGCCGCACTCCCCCGGGCTGCGGTCCCGCATCTGGTGGGGCGCCGGCAATCGCGACTCCGCGGAGTGGGCAGGTCGCGTCGGCGTGAATCTGATGTCGTCCACGCTGCTCACCGAAGACCGCGGCCTGCCGTTCGACGAGCTGCAGGCGCAGCAGATCGACGCGTTCCGTGCCGCGTGGCGCGAAGCCGGGCACGCGGGCGACCCGCGAGTGTCGGTCAGCCGCTCGATCTTTCCGCTCGTCACCGCCGAAGATCACATGTACTTCGGAGGCCGGCAGGACGGTGACCAGATCGGGGTCATCGACGGCATGCGATCGACGTTCGGCAAGACCTACGCGGCAGCGCCTGACGTGCTCGTCGAGCAGCTGCTGGATGACGCCGCCATCCGCTTGGCAGACACGCTCATGCTGACGATCCCCAGCCAGCTCGGCGTGGAGTTCAACCTGCGGGTGATCGAGTCGTTCGCGACGCTCGTCGCGCCCAGCCTCGGGTGGGTGGGCACGCGAGGCTGA
- a CDS encoding NAD(P)/FAD-dependent oxidoreductase produces the protein MPETSAHHQVLVIGGGNGGVSVAARLRRMGVEGIALVEPREQHLYKPLFSHVAGGTARAGMTVRPQRDVTPKGVKWIQDAVASIDPDTNTVALESGAIVSYGHVIVCPGVQHDWESVPGLAEALKTPSAASHYEYALAAKASPLLRDVRSGTVVFTQPSGPGSCEGAAQKPMYQACDYWRATGVLDDIRVIMVVPTGTVFGLPAIDRELDRNIAKYGIELRPRSELLEVDSLAGEVVIGGPEGTERLRYDVLNAVPPQSAPDWVKRSALPSPGDDGGYVEVDPETLRHPRFPNVWTLGDAAATTNSKCGGALRKQTLVVAKNLVAVLRGDQPSSRYDGYAVCPFTVSRSTVVWAEFDDRGDLKPTIPFWKTMYRESPVSWIFDRHVLPWVYWNLILTGRA, from the coding sequence ATGCCCGAGACATCCGCTCATCATCAAGTGCTCGTCATCGGCGGCGGCAACGGCGGTGTCTCCGTAGCCGCGCGGCTGCGCCGCATGGGAGTCGAGGGCATCGCGCTCGTCGAGCCCCGCGAGCAGCACCTGTACAAGCCGCTGTTCTCCCACGTCGCCGGCGGCACTGCACGTGCCGGTATGACCGTCAGGCCGCAGCGCGATGTGACTCCCAAAGGCGTGAAGTGGATCCAGGATGCCGTGGCTTCGATCGATCCCGACACGAACACCGTGGCGCTCGAGAGCGGTGCGATCGTGTCATATGGGCACGTGATCGTCTGCCCTGGCGTCCAGCACGACTGGGAAAGTGTGCCCGGACTCGCCGAGGCGCTGAAGACGCCGAGTGCGGCATCCCATTACGAGTACGCCCTGGCCGCGAAGGCTTCGCCGCTGCTGCGAGATGTGAGAAGCGGGACGGTCGTGTTCACGCAGCCTTCCGGCCCGGGCTCGTGCGAGGGTGCGGCGCAGAAGCCGATGTACCAGGCATGCGACTACTGGCGCGCGACGGGGGTGCTCGACGACATCCGGGTGATCATGGTGGTACCTACCGGGACCGTGTTCGGGCTGCCCGCGATCGACCGTGAGCTCGACCGGAACATCGCGAAGTATGGAATCGAGCTGCGGCCGCGCAGCGAGCTGCTCGAAGTGGATTCGTTAGCCGGAGAGGTCGTCATCGGCGGACCCGAGGGCACCGAGCGGCTTCGCTACGACGTGCTGAATGCCGTTCCGCCGCAATCCGCGCCGGACTGGGTCAAGCGGTCTGCCCTGCCGTCGCCCGGCGACGATGGCGGCTACGTCGAGGTCGACCCCGAGACACTTCGGCACCCGCGTTTCCCGAACGTGTGGACGCTCGGGGATGCCGCGGCGACGACGAACTCGAAATGCGGCGGCGCGCTGCGCAAGCAGACACTCGTGGTCGCCAAGAACCTGGTCGCGGTCCTGCGCGGCGACCAGCCGTCATCGCGCTACGACGGCTATGCGGTGTGCCCCTTCACCGTGTCACGCTCGACGGTCGTATGGGCCGAGTTCGACGACCGCGGCGACCTCAAGCCCACGATCCCGTTCTGGAAGACCATGTACCGTGAGAGCCCGGTGTCGTGGATCTTCGACCGGCACGTCCTGCCCTGGGTGTACTGGAACCTGATTCTGACCGGTCGTGCGTAG
- a CDS encoding aldo/keto reductase: MTRIGNSSLDVLPLALGGNVFGWTADRDASFAILDAFHAGGGDFVDTADSYSAWVPGNSGGDSERIIGEWLASRRPEGVVIATKVSQHPEFKGLSAKNVRAAAEASLERLGVETLDLYYAHFDDASVSLDETVAAFGDLVTDGLVRYIAVSNYSAARIRDWVGLAQAAGSDLPVAIQPHYNLVHRDAEQEIVPVAEEFGLSLIPYYALASGFLTGKYRSIDAAGHSSPRAGGASKYATSQGLEIIDALEGIGRSHDASITATALAWLRQQRAVVAPIASASRVDQVADLLQGARIELTGDELGELNRVSQWSPAAV, encoded by the coding sequence ATGACCCGTATCGGAAACAGCTCACTCGACGTCCTCCCCCTGGCCCTCGGCGGCAACGTCTTCGGTTGGACAGCCGACCGCGACGCGTCGTTTGCCATCCTCGACGCATTCCACGCCGGCGGCGGCGACTTCGTCGACACGGCCGACTCCTACAGTGCGTGGGTGCCCGGCAATTCAGGGGGCGACAGCGAGCGGATCATCGGCGAGTGGCTCGCCTCCCGCCGCCCGGAGGGTGTTGTCATCGCGACGAAAGTCAGCCAGCACCCCGAGTTCAAGGGCCTGTCGGCGAAGAACGTCCGGGCCGCCGCGGAGGCGTCGCTCGAGCGCCTCGGCGTCGAGACGCTCGATCTGTACTACGCGCATTTCGATGATGCGAGTGTTTCCCTCGACGAGACTGTCGCGGCATTCGGCGACCTCGTGACCGATGGACTCGTACGGTACATCGCCGTGTCGAACTACAGCGCGGCGCGCATCCGGGACTGGGTCGGTCTCGCCCAGGCGGCCGGCAGCGATCTGCCGGTCGCCATCCAGCCCCACTACAACCTCGTCCATCGTGACGCGGAGCAGGAGATCGTGCCCGTCGCGGAGGAGTTCGGGCTGAGTCTCATCCCGTACTACGCACTCGCGAGCGGATTCCTCACCGGCAAGTATCGTTCGATCGACGCCGCCGGTCACTCGTCACCGCGCGCCGGTGGAGCATCGAAGTATGCGACATCCCAGGGTCTGGAGATCATCGATGCGCTGGAGGGGATCGGAAGGTCTCATGACGCGTCGATCACCGCGACAGCGCTCGCGTGGCTGCGCCAGCAGCGCGCTGTCGTCGCACCGATAGCGAGTGCGTCGCGTGTCGACCAGGTTGCCGACCTCCTCCAGGGTGCCCGGATCGAGCTGACCGGGGACGAGCTGGGCGAACTGAACCGGGTTTCGCAATGGAGCCCCGCCGCCGTCTGA